Within Fibrobacter sp. UWEL, the genomic segment ACGAATAATAGGGACTTGGAAAATTATACCAACGCCTTGAATAGAGGCGTATCCTATTTGATTCGTGATGGCAGATTCAGTGAAGAAATGATTCTTGAAATGCATCGGATCTTGCTTAGTGGTGATGTGCACAAAACTTCGGAAAATACAGGCCGATATCGAACAAAGCAAAATTACATCAAGGATGAGGCGACCAAGGATGTTTCGTTTACGCCTCCTGCACCGGCAAATGTCAAGAAGCTGATGGATAACCTTATTGGCTATATGAACAATCCGTCTCCTAAGCAACGTAACCTTGTGAATGCGGCTTTGATTCATGCGCAATTCGAAACTATTCATCCATTTGAGGATGGTAACGGACGTATCGGCAGAATGATTATTGTTCTGTACCTTTTTTACACTCATGAAATAGATCGCTTGTATTTGTTTTTGAGCGAGGCTATTGAAAAGGAAAAGTACAGGTATTACAAGTTGTTGAACGATATCCGCAGTAATGGGGCCTGGAATGAATGGGTGAAGTTCTTCCTGGATATCGTGGATAAGCAAAGTGTCAAGTATAGCGAAAATATCGCCAAGATTGAAAAATTGTATGCTCGTAGTACTCAGGTGATTGATGAGAAGTGTTCGTCAAAGATTGCTAAACAAGTCTTTGAATGCTTCTTCAAGATGCCTATACACACTACTAAGTCCATTGCAAAAGAAACGGGGCTTTCGAATACCGCCATTAATCGTGCGCTAGATAAGCTCGTAGAATTTAATCTTGTGTTTAGTAATCAACAAAAAAGAAATACGCTGTACGTATTTTATGAATTGATGGATTTGATTTAGCGCCTGCTTTTTAAACCGTCTTGCCGCCCCACTCTTGCGAGTGGGCTTTTTCATGCTCAAGTGTTTTTTCGAAATCTGCGAGAGGTTCGCAGTCTCTTTCGATGGCTAATTGCGTTGCGTGAAGGCGGTTGAGACAATCCATTTTTTCGCGGTCGCCAATTTTGGCGTGCTCGATGGCGCCTTGTAATACGCGAATGGATTCGTCATAAACGTATGTAGGAACAGGGAAGGGATGGCCATCTTTTCCGCCGTGGGCGAAGGAATAGCGGGCAGGGTCCCTGAAGCGGGAAGGCGTTCCGTTGATGACTTCACTGACGAGAGTCAAGGATTGCAAAGTGCGGGGGCCAAGTCCTGGCGTAAGCAAAAGGCTTTCAAAATCTTTCGGGTCGGATTCGTAGGCGGTTGCAAGAACTCCACCCAGGCGTTTTAAGTCCACATCTTCTGCGTGGACATCATGGCGGTTCGGCATAGTGCAATCGCGAGAAGAATTTGCGATAATAGGCGCAAACAAATCCATTTGCGGTGAAACAATCACAGAAGAATTGGGTGCCACAATCTGCTGGATTTCGCGCATCATCCTGTCGGGATTTTCGTGAGTCAATTCCAGAATGGAGTTTCGCGTATTGCGCGCGTCTTGATGGGTCAAATTCAGAATCTGTCCGCGGTTTTCGCCCACCACACCTGCGTGGGGCTCTTCCACAAAAGATCGCAAGTTGGAGGAACACCAGTGATAACGTCGGGCCAGTTTTGCATCGGTGTTCATGCCCTGCTGAACAACTGCCCAATCCCCTTCGTCAGTAACTATAAAATTGTGCTGGTATAGTTGGAAACCGTCTTGGACCGCAGTGTTGTCTACCTTGGCGCAAAGACAGCTGGTGCGCTTCAGGTAATATCCGTCCACGCCAGTTTTATCCGCAATCTGCAGCAGTTCCGTGGGTGTTTCCCGCGAAAATTTTCCGCGGCCGCCGCACACGTAAATCCCCAAGTCGCGTGCAATCGGGTTCAGCCCACGCTTCAATGCGTACATCACGCTGGTGGTAATTCCCGAGGAATGCCAATCCATGCCCATGACCGCACCGAAGGATTGAAACCACAGCGGATCGCTTAAACGTACCAGGAATTCCCTCTTGCCGTAATTCTCCACGATGGATTCGGCTATAAGCCTGCCTAAATCTCGCATACGGTCGGCAAGCCAACGGGGAACCGTCCCCGTATGCAAAGGCAAGTTGGCTACACCGGTACGCTTAGGCATGATTATTCTGCGCGTTTCACCTATATGAGGTTGCTATGCACGACTAGCTTGTACTGCGTTCATCAATGCAAAGAACGCTTCTGCTTTTCCGGTGCTAAAGTATTCGTACCAGGCAGTGAGTGCATCGGGAGCAAAAACGCCAAGGTGTTCAATAATAAGTTTTGCCCAAAGCAGCCCGCTTGTCGCGCTGGCGGTAAAGAGGTGCGCGTTGTTAGGTGCAGTTGCCATGACGGCCGCTTCATCCACGTAGAATTCCTTGCCCTTGTAAGTGGGGCAGAACATATCTAAAAAGCCGACGCCGTTGCTGGTATGTTTGATGTTGTCCAAAATTCCAGCGCTTGATAGGGCCACGGTTGCTCCGCAAATGGCGCAAACATCAGCGCCTGCGTCCAGAAAATCCTTTGCCTTGCCGACGATTGCAAAATTCTTCGGGTCTGCCCATGCGTCGGAACCAGGCAAAATCAGCATATTGTCCTTGCTGATTTCAATTTCGTCTAATGCACAGTCCGGCGTAACTGTGAGTCCGCCCATTGTCTTGATGGAGTCCTTCGTGGCACTCACTGTTTTTAGGACAACCTCAGGGGCGCCAGCCTTGAAAAATCGTTTGGAGTTCAGCTCCGCCATGACATTGCCTGCTTCCCAGTCGGCCATGGTATCCATCACGTATACATAGATTGTTTTCATGCAATTCCTCTTTTGCTATGTAGGCATTCCTTACTTCACCTTTTTGCAGTGAAGTTTCAACTTTTTGATGGCCCAGTCATAATGACTAGCGGAAGCGCTAACGAAATAACTTCCCAAATCCGTTGTGCCTGTCCACTTGAAATATTTCTTGGTGAACAGTTCTTCGTTGGAGAAACTATCTGCAAGCTTCATGACCTGCGCGTGACTTTTTTCCAGCTGCTTTTTTGCAACATCAAGAGAGGTCGACTGGTTTCTTTGCCAGAACATGATGTTCATAGCGCCGTAGGTCTTCCAGGAATATTCCGGTGGCAGAAACTGGATGGCATTCTTTGCATCGGTGCATTTGGCGTTGTTCTTCACAAAGGAGAGCAGCAGCTGGTGCCATTCGTACAGATGAATCAAGATGTCCCGTAGGTTTTTGTCGCGGCTCCAATGCGCCTCGGACTTTTCCATATCGGAAAAATCAAATTCCGTGTTCAGCTGGTTCTCGCTCATTCCCACGATAATCTCTTTCAGTTTGTTATAGTTGTCCGAAGCGAATTTCAGCAGGTCTTCTTTGTTACGTGCGCGGGGCAAAAAAAATCCTTTTTTATCTACTGCACAAAAATACACTAAACATAAGGCTCTGTCAAGCCAATGCACTCGTTTGGTCAAGTGGCAAAGACTTTCTGTTTTGTAGACCCATTGCGCATAGATTATCTAAATTGGATGCCGTTACAGTTATGGAGGAATATTATGCGTACAAGACTATTTTGGATGCTCCCGTTGATCTGCGCCCCCCTGGCTTTTTGGGCTTGCGGTGGCGATTCCGGCACCAGCGTCAAGGATGACGAATCTTCTAGCTGCTCCAGTAGTGTCATTCCCGGCCACGACCGGGAATCTAGCAGTTCTGCGAAGAGCAGCAGCTCCGTTGCGAAGTCTTCCTCCAGTGTCAATAGCAGTTCCTCCGAAGTGGTGCAACTCATTCCTTATACAACGGAATGCCCCTCCGGCAAAACCTGCACCTACGCACCTACAGAACATTTGAATCCGGACATTGCTTACGGCGAGCTCTTGGACACTCGCGATAACCAGGTCTACAAGACAGTGACCATCGGCGAGCAGATATGGATGGCTCAAAACTTGAACTACGCCTACAACGAACCTACATCAAGATTGGATTCCTCCAGCTTCTGCTACAACAACAGTGCCGATTCCTGTGCCAAGTACGGTCGCCTGTATTTGTGGTCTGCAGCCATGGATAGCGCTGCAGTATTTAGCACCGCAGGCAAGGGCTGCGGCTATGGCTTTGGTACGACCTGTGAATCCAGCGGAACTGTGCGAGGGGTCTGCCCCGAGGGTTGGCTCCTGCCAAACAAGGACGAATGGGGTACCCTGATTTCTACAGTAGGTGGCTCCGCTAATATAAAACTCAAATCTACCAGTGGGTGGAATGATAGCGGCAACGGAACTGATTCCTTCGGCTTCGGGGTATTGCCTGCGGGCGACCGCTACGACAGTGGCGATTTCAGCAATGCCGGCAGCCTTGCGAGCTTCTGGAGTTCTACGGAGATCGATAGCGGCTACGCGTACACCTGGTACTTCCACTACAACGTCGAGTTCGTTAGCCGTGGCTACGGCAGTAAGGATTACGGTTACTCTGTCCGTTGCCTAAGGGACTAAATCAAGATATGAAGAAACTTGCCCTGATCCAGCTTCTCAGTCAGCCATGGTATCCATAACATAAACGTAGATTGTTATCAAAAAGCGAAAAACCTATCTAAGGTAAACTCCCGTCACCATTATATTGAACTATTCGGAAATTTCGAATAGTTGGGTGTATCAGTGTGCATCTGCCTTATATGTGGCAATCTTATCGCGAAGTTCCAGGAAATTGTCGAAGTCGCTTTTCAAATTTTCGAGTTCTTTCTGCTTGAAAAGTTTATATTCGCGCTCGGCTTTTTCCATGGCCTCGTCGTGAGAAATCTTGCCGTTCCCTTCGAGCAGCTGCCGCTGACTCATGACAATCTGATTATCGAGTGCGTCTATCCAGTCCTGCATGCGCATTTGCTTTTCATCCAAGGCTTGTAATTCTGCGAAATCCAGGAATTGAGAAACCATCAGGTTTAGGCGCTGCAGTTCTTTTTCTGACAAGTAATTCTTGGCGATTTTTACATCGTCTTCGGTTACATAATTGCCCTTGAAGTTTGTCATGCCCACAAACGGCTTGTCGCTATCAACGCGTTCGTATATAAGTTCTGCGGCAGTGTGTTCGTGTACTGCGTAATGCAATTTGTTTTGCACGGTGGCAAAGAAATCTAGCGTAATCTTTTTTCGGGGATCGTAATCTATGGCAGTGGCGTAAATGTCTGTCACCTGCTGGTAGAAATTACGTTCAGAAGAACGAATGTCACGGATGCGCTGGAGAAGTTCCTTGAAGTAACGATTACGCCCATTCTTTAGGCGTTCGTCGTCGAGGGTAAAACCTTTCTGGATGAATTCATGAAGACGAGTTGTTGCCCATTTTCTAAAGCGAGTTGCTACGGGAGATTGTACCCTGTAGCCGATGGCGATGATGACGTCGAGATTATAATGATCTAATTCCCTGCGGACATCTCGAGAGCCTTCCTTTTGAACTATAAAGAATTTCTTTATAGTTGCCTCTTTGGGTAATTCCTCGTCTTTGTAGATATTTTCAATATGCTGGCCTACATTTTGACGAGTGGTTTCGTATAGTTCGGCGAGCTGGACCTGGGTTACCCAAACATCTTCATCGGCAAAGCGGACAGAAACGTTTGTTTTGCCGTTTTCGTCTTTATACAACAAGAAGGAATTATCTTCAGGACGGGTTTCTTTCATATGTACAAATGTACACTAATTGCAAGGCTCTGTCAAGTCAATGTACATTTAAAAGAACAAGGCCTTGTGACCTTTTAAAGAAAGAGTAATCCTTGGGAATTGTCTAAAGACAACAGCGTAAATCGTTATTTCTAAAAAAGTTGTATTTTCAATAAGGTACTCGTTCATCGAGGTGTTATGAAGTTTGTTCGCCAACTTACCCTTTTGATTGTTGCTTTCGCATCGTCTGCTTTTGCTGACGTGGTGGTTTCTGTTGATTTTGAAAATCGTGCAGAAGGCCAGTATACCAATGACATGGCAAAGGAAGATTTTCCCAAGCGTCAGGGTGCGTCCAGTTGGTATGCCATGGAACAGAACAATGGCGAGAATGCAAAAATTGTACGTGATGGCGATGAACATGGCATGGTTCTGCAACTGAAATATCCCAAGGGATGCGTAGGGCCCAACGACAAGTCCGAAGAAGGAATCCCAGCTTGTGCGGGACAAGTGAAGCAACCTCTCCAGGTAAGCGCCGAGGAAATGTGGGTGGCTTACGACATTCAGTTCGAAGAAGGTTTTGAATTTGTGAAAGGCGGTAAGCTGCCAGGCCTTTGCGGTGGCAAGTGCTACACTGGCGGAAATCGCCCCTCGGTAGGTGACGGCTGGAGCGCCCGCATCATGTGGCGCAAGGACGGCAATGTGGTGCAGTACCTCTATTTCGTGGATCAGGCAGGAACATACGGCGATGACGCCTTATGGAACCTGAATGGAACTGCGGAACAAAAGCAGTTTGTGCCGGGGCAGTGGCATCGCGTGGTGACCCGCGTGGTTTTGAATTCTGTAACCACAGAAGGAACCGGCGATAAGAACGGCGTTGTGCAGAGTTGGTTCGATGGTGAACTTTCCCTGGACTTGGATACTTTGCGTTTGCGCGATTCTACAAACCAGAAAATTGACGAGTTCTATCTCTCCACATTCCACGGTGGAAGCGATACCACCTGGGCTCCGACCAAGGATGTGTTTGTACGTTATGATAACTTTGTTGTATCGACGGATTCTATTGCTGTTATGACTGCAAAGCCTTCCGCAGGTGGGGAGGGAGCTTCTGCTGGTGAGTCCGACACTGAATCCATCAAGCCGGTGCGTCGCAGTATCCTCCGTAACGATGTGAATTCTGGGTTTTATAAAAACGAGAAGATTTATAATCTAATTGGACAGCAGTTGTAGTTTCCTATATTTGGGACATGCTTAAAATCATCCGTGGCATAACCCGTTTTCTTTCTTCCTACACATCCCTCTTCGTAATCGGCTGTGCTGTCGTTGCCTTCTTCCTGCCGCCTGCATTTGGCTGGGTCCGCGGAAATGTTTCTTCCGTGATTCTTGGAATTATCATGCTTTCCATGGGCTTGACCTTACGGGTGGAAGATTTTAAGAACCTGGCGAAGCGTCCTTTGGATATTTGCGCGGGAGCTCTAGCCCAGTATACGATTATGCCGTTGGTGGCATTCGTCTTGACGAAGGTTTTCGGGCTGGATCCTTATTTGGCCGTAGGTATTATTCTGGTGGGCTGCTGCCCTGGCGGCGTCTCCAGCAATGTGATGAGTTATTTGGCAAAGGGCGACGTGGCATTCTCCGTGGGTATGACGACGGTGAGTACCTTGCTCGCGCCCATCATGACTCCGCTGCTTGTTTTGTGGCTTGCGGATACCAGCATTAACGTGAATGCGGTGGGAATGTTCCTGAACATTCTTTACGTGACTATCGGCCCCGTCATGGTCGGATTCCTTTGCAATTACTTCTTTGGAAAGCGCGCGGCCTTCAAGGAAATTCAATCCAATATGCCCTCCGTCAGCGTCATTGGTTTGGCTCTGATTGTGGGTGGCGTTATCGTGACGGTGCGCCCTCATTTGCTGGCAAACGGTTTGGGCCTTTTGTTCCTGGTGCTTGCGGTGGTGTTCTGCCATAATGCGCTTGGTTATGTGCTAGGTTATAGTGTTGGCCGCGGCCTGAAATTCACTACGGCAAAAAAGCGTACCATTGCTATTGAAGTGGGCGTGCAGAATGCAGGTATGGCTACGGTTCTTGCTGCAGGTTTCTTCGCCAATCCCGAAAATATTGCGGCACATCCTGAAGCAGCTCTCTGCGTTGTTCCCTGCGCTATCAGTTGCGCTTACCATTCCATTAGCGGAACCGTTTTGGCGGGAATCTTTGCCAAGATGGACAAGAAGAAAGCCTAAATTTGCACTATGCCTAACGCCCTTATTTTCGATCTGGATGGAACCCTCTGGGATACTGTTGCTCCCTTGACTCTCATCTGGAATCAAGTGTTTGAGAGGAATAACACCGGCAAGGTGATTTCCGAGGATGACCTTCGAAATGTGATGGGCAAGAACCTTCAGGAAATTGGCAGAATCTATTTTCCCGATATGGCTGAAGAACGTCGTGCAGATATTTTCTCTCAATGTGCGGTAGCCCATTGCGCTTACTTGAAAGAACACGGCGCACCCTTGTTTTTTGAAAAATCGTTTATGGAACAGCTGGCCGCAAAGTACGAATTGTTCATCGTCAGCAATTGCCCTTGCGGATACATCGAAGCTTTCCTTGAAAGTCAAAACCTGCAGAAGTGCTTCAAAGATTACGAAATGTCCGGCCGCACTGGCAAAAGTAAAGGCGAAAACATCAAGGCTGTTATGGAACGTAATGGATGTCAAAACAGCGTCTACATCGGGGACACCGTTGGTGACGAAACTGCCGCTCGCGCAGCCGGCATTCCCTTTATCCATGCCGCATACGGATTCGGAACTGCGGAAAATCCCGATGCTGTAATCCAGAATTTGAACGAACTGCCAGAAATTCTAGAAAAAATCTTTTAAATCCTAGACATTTAAAATCCTGCCCCATTTTTTTACAAACGCACTTTCCTCTTTGGATATATATTACACGCAGAGGTGTGTATGGCTTTTTTCAAAAAGATGTTTTTTGGCGGTTTGGTATGTGCTCTAGCCAGCAATTCTTTTGCTGATATTGTTTATCAGGGTAAGCGTGTGCAGGCTTGGCCTAGCGACGCAATCACAAAGTTCGATAATACTCGCGGCGCATTGCGAGCTCCGGGAATGTTGCGAGCTCCCGCAGCCACTGAAAAAAGTCACTATTCCGCACCTAAGGGCAAAATCTATGGCCTTACCATGCTGGTGGATTTTTCCGACCAGCAGGCTCCTGTAACAGTTGATGAAATTTCTGATTGGCTGAATAAGGAAGGTTTCAATCGGGATGGCTGCAAGGGCTCTGTCCGCGATTATTATCTGGATGTTTCCAATGGCCAGCTGGATTTCACTAACGAAGTCTTTGGCTGGTATCGCGCTAAATATCCCAAGTCATATTACGAAGGGCTGGATGGTTATTCTGGTTCCGATGTGCTCATGAAAGAAGTGTTTGAGTACTTTGATTCTCAGGTAGATTTCTCCCGCTATGATAACGACAAGGACGGTGTGACTGAAGCTATCAACGTTGTGTATGCGGGAGCCGGCCAAACATGGGGACAGGGCTTGTGGCCTCATGCGGGTTGGTCCAACGAAAGGCGCGATGGCGTACTTTTGCAGAAACATCAGATGACCGACATGCCGGGTAAATTCTCTATCTATGTATTCGTTCATGAAAATGGGCACATGGTTTTCGGTTGGCCAGACTTGTATTGGTATGGTGACTACTGCACCATGGGCAACCGCGCCGACGACTGGAATCCAGTAGCCATTAACGATTTCTATCGTGCGGACCAGGGATGGATTCCCTTCGAAGATGTATCCGCCAGTGACTTAGGCAAGGTCTCTACGGAAGCGGGGGAGAAGTGCTATCGCTTTAAAAATCCCAGCCGGCCGGATAAGGAAGGTTTGGTTTGGTCCTACGTGAAGAACTCTGGCCGCGATGCGGTCCTTAAGGGAAGTGGCATCTTGATGCAGCATTATGATTTTTCCATCGATGGAAATTCTGCTGCAGATGAGTTGGGCTTGCGAATCGTCCATGCAGATTCCAAGGGCAAGAATAGCGATCCGGAAAATGACCAGTGGCCTTCTCCGGGAAGCCGCTCAGGCGCATTCTTTAGCGGATCCTATAATGCATTCTCTGATGCACTCTATCCGGCAATCCGCTGGTATAGCGGCGCAGAAACTGGTTTAAAATTTACGGATGTAAGCGTTAGCGGAAGCGCGTTAAGCTTCTGCCTCGGTGGCGATTGTTCAAGCACTGCTGTCGAATCGTCAAGTTCCGTGGTCGCGCAGAGTTCCTCTTCCGTCGCTGCGACTTCTTCTTCCTCTGTTAATTCGAACTCTTCCTCTTCAATCATTCCGAACTCCTCCTCTTCTGTCATTCCGAGCGCAGTCGAGGAATCCATAAGCCTCGCGGTGCAATTGCCTATCAGCGATAATTACACTCCTGTCGTCGTTGACCTGCAGGGTACGAAAGTCGCAGAATCTCTTGGCTTAAAGCAAAGTGAAATTTCTACGAAGGCTAGCTTCTACGCCGTAGAACCTGATGGCTCTCTGAACAGCAATACCACTGGCGAGGGGACTGGCCACTGGTTTGATTCCAAGGGCACTGTTGCCGCCTGGAATACGAATGGCCCCAGCATCGTTTTCTCCAATGTGGATTTAAGCACCATGACAACGAAGGTTGGCCATATGCCCAATCTGGTGGACGCGGGTGACAAGTTTACCGTCAAGCAGGCCTTGGTTTACGGCAGTAAGCAGGTGACCTTTGTTATTGCCATAACCATTGCGGGTGACGATGTGCCTGTGGATGATTCTTCTAGTAGCTCAAGCGATGGCACGGATACCATTCCCTCAGCAATCGCTCTGCTGCACCAGGGCATTTTGGACATGTCAAAAACATCAATTCAGTATTTTGACATGAACGGCAATGTTCTTGGTTCCACTCCCCGTCAGGCTGGCTGTTATCTAAAGCGCGTTATGAAAAACGGAAAGGCTATCCGCCAATCCGTTGTGCGTGTGAAATAAATCTAGAGATGTTCTCCAAGCATCTTTTCCATCCAAATCATGTTGAACCATTCCCCGAATTTGTAACCGCAATCGTGGAAGGTACCTACCAGCGTGTAGCCTAATTTCTCATGAAACTTTTGGCTGCTCTTGTCTAGGCGAGGCACCTCAATTTTAGGCGATGCGATACATGCGTATGCGTTAAGAATGCCATGGTTTTTGAGTTCGCGCTCCAATGCGCTATAGAGGGCGCGGCCGTAACCTTTGCCATGTTCGCCCATCTTGATGTAGATGGATGTTTCTACGCAGTGGTTGTAGGCGGCGCGTGGCTTGAACACGCCCGCGTAACAATAACCAAGAATTTCGCAGGCGGGCTCGCGCGCGGCGCAGTTTGAGTCCGCGTTGGCTTTCGCGCCATCCGCGTCGGCGATTCGTTCAATCACAAGATAGGGGAACTTTTCCAGAGTCTTCTGAATTCGTCCTGCAAATTCCTCTACGGTAGGCACGTCATACTCGAAGGTGATGGCGGTGTTTTCTACATAGGGCTTGTAGATAGCCAGCAGCGCGGACGCATCTTCAATTTTTGCAGAACGAATGTTAATCATGGGAAATAAAATAAAAATTCTCCAAGCTACTTCTCAATAGGAATGATGTTTGCGTCGTCCATAAAGCTAGTAATAGGTTTTGCTTCGTACTGGATGCACATCATAATCATTTCAGCTTCGGAGGTGTTGCGCAATGCACGGACGCCTGCAGGAGCCACACGAATAATGCTGCCTTCGCTGACGAGGAACTTTTCGCCATCCACTTCGTATTCGCCCTTGCCCGAAATAATCACGTAGATTTCTTCGTGAGTCTTGTGAGTGTGATAGAAAGGAGCGTCTTCACCTGCGGCCAAGCGCTGCAAGGAGGCTTCTGCACCGGTCATTGCAAGTTCCTGGCCAAGGAAAATCTTACCTTCTACATTATTCCAGCCGTTGAAATTCTTTACTGCATAGTTCTTCATATTGAGTCCTTTTGTTATGAGTTTTGTACTTGTTTAAACTCTCTTTTAGAGAGTATCTCTCTTTAAGACACCAATAAGATAAAAAGAGGTTTTTCAAAAAACAAGAAGGCACAAAAAAGTGCCGTAGTTACCTTTTGGTAACCATTGGTAAATTCTGAAAATTTCCGCGGTTGCTTTCTGAAAAATTTTTTATTACTTTTTTAAAGTAAGTATCAAAAAGTGAGTAAAGCCATGTCAAAGATTGTTCTGAAAGATGAAAACTTCCCGGATTGCCCCATTCGAAACGTATTAAGCCGCATAGGAGACAAGTGGTCGATTCTGGTTCTTTATACGCTTTCGCAACAGGATGTGAGCCGTTTTAACCAACTGCAGCGCAGCATTCCCGACATTTCCCAAAAGATGCTCACGTCCACCCTCAAGACTCTTGAGGCTGACGGAATTATCGATCGCCACGCTTATCCCGAAGTTCCCCCTCGCGTAGAATACTCCATCTCAAAGCGTGGCGAAACTCTGCTCCCCATCATCCAGGAGCTGATCACCTGGGCTTCGCAGAACATGAAAAAGATTGTAAGGAGTCGAGAAAAGGCTGTTAGTAAGGTGTAATTTAATGAAACGTAATTCCAAGAAATTACAAATCTTTAACACTTCCCACCTTGCCAATTTTTAGACAGATTCTATACTTCATCCCGAGCGTTACGAAATGTCTCCTGAACACCTGATAAAAATTCAGG encodes:
- a CDS encoding Fic family protein produces the protein MKEPFKAEFIESALEKLDKREYFDELIDATSHMGIYLTALKRSIAEESCTRSMLWKENFHSTSMEGTCTSLEESLENKAANETSTNNRDLENYTNALNRGVSYLIRDGRFSEEMILEMHRILLSGDVHKTSENTGRYRTKQNYIKDEATKDVSFTPPAPANVKKLMDNLIGYMNNPSPKQRNLVNAALIHAQFETIHPFEDGNGRIGRMIIVLYLFYTHEIDRLYLFLSEAIEKEKYRYYKLLNDIRSNGAWNEWVKFFLDIVDKQSVKYSENIAKIEKLYARSTQVIDEKCSSKIAKQVFECFFKMPIHTTKSIAKETGLSNTAINRALDKLVEFNLVFSNQQKRNTLYVFYELMDLI
- a CDS encoding DUF763 domain-containing protein, which encodes MPKRTGVANLPLHTGTVPRWLADRMRDLGRLIAESIVENYGKREFLVRLSDPLWFQSFGAVMGMDWHSSGITTSVMYALKRGLNPIARDLGIYVCGGRGKFSRETPTELLQIADKTGVDGYYLKRTSCLCAKVDNTAVQDGFQLYQHNFIVTDEGDWAVVQQGMNTDAKLARRYHWCSSNLRSFVEEPHAGVVGENRGQILNLTHQDARNTRNSILELTHENPDRMMREIQQIVAPNSSVIVSPQMDLFAPIIANSSRDCTMPNRHDVHAEDVDLKRLGGVLATAYESDPKDFESLLLTPGLGPRTLQSLTLVSEVINGTPSRFRDPARYSFAHGGKDGHPFPVPTYVYDESIRVLQGAIEHAKIGDREKMDCLNRLHATQLAIERDCEPLADFEKTLEHEKAHSQEWGGKTV
- a CDS encoding DJ-1/PfpI family protein translates to MKTIYVYVMDTMADWEAGNVMAELNSKRFFKAGAPEVVLKTVSATKDSIKTMGGLTVTPDCALDEIEISKDNMLILPGSDAWADPKNFAIVGKAKDFLDAGADVCAICGATVALSSAGILDNIKHTSNGVGFLDMFCPTYKGKEFYVDEAAVMATAPNNAHLFTASATSGLLWAKLIIEHLGVFAPDALTAWYEYFSTGKAEAFFALMNAVQASRA
- a CDS encoding ClbS/DfsB family four-helix bundle protein, translated to MPRARNKEDLLKFASDNYNKLKEIIVGMSENQLNTEFDFSDMEKSEAHWSRDKNLRDILIHLYEWHQLLLSFVKNNAKCTDAKNAIQFLPPEYSWKTYGAMNIMFWQRNQSTSLDVAKKQLEKSHAQVMKLADSFSNEELFTKKYFKWTGTTDLGSYFVSASASHYDWAIKKLKLHCKKVK
- a CDS encoding fibrobacter succinogenes major paralogous domain-containing protein — translated: MRTRLFWMLPLICAPLAFWACGGDSGTSVKDDESSSCSSSVIPGHDRESSSSAKSSSSVAKSSSSVNSSSSEVVQLIPYTTECPSGKTCTYAPTEHLNPDIAYGELLDTRDNQVYKTVTIGEQIWMAQNLNYAYNEPTSRLDSSSFCYNNSADSCAKYGRLYLWSAAMDSAAVFSTAGKGCGYGFGTTCESSGTVRGVCPEGWLLPNKDEWGTLISTVGGSANIKLKSTSGWNDSGNGTDSFGFGVLPAGDRYDSGDFSNAGSLASFWSSTEIDSGYAYTWYFHYNVEFVSRGYGSKDYGYSVRCLRD
- a CDS encoding virulence RhuM family protein, with protein sequence MKETRPEDNSFLLYKDENGKTNVSVRFADEDVWVTQVQLAELYETTRQNVGQHIENIYKDEELPKEATIKKFFIVQKEGSRDVRRELDHYNLDVIIAIGYRVQSPVATRFRKWATTRLHEFIQKGFTLDDERLKNGRNRYFKELLQRIRDIRSSERNFYQQVTDIYATAIDYDPRKKITLDFFATVQNKLHYAVHEHTAAELIYERVDSDKPFVGMTNFKGNYVTEDDVKIAKNYLSEKELQRLNLMVSQFLDFAELQALDEKQMRMQDWIDALDNQIVMSQRQLLEGNGKISHDEAMEKAEREYKLFKQKELENLKSDFDNFLELRDKIATYKADAH
- a CDS encoding polysaccharide lyase — protein: MKFVRQLTLLIVAFASSAFADVVVSVDFENRAEGQYTNDMAKEDFPKRQGASSWYAMEQNNGENAKIVRDGDEHGMVLQLKYPKGCVGPNDKSEEGIPACAGQVKQPLQVSAEEMWVAYDIQFEEGFEFVKGGKLPGLCGGKCYTGGNRPSVGDGWSARIMWRKDGNVVQYLYFVDQAGTYGDDALWNLNGTAEQKQFVPGQWHRVVTRVVLNSVTTEGTGDKNGVVQSWFDGELSLDLDTLRLRDSTNQKIDEFYLSTFHGGSDTTWAPTKDVFVRYDNFVVSTDSIAVMTAKPSAGGEGASAGESDTESIKPVRRSILRNDVNSGFYKNEKIYNLIGQQL
- a CDS encoding bile acid:sodium symporter family protein, with protein sequence MLKIIRGITRFLSSYTSLFVIGCAVVAFFLPPAFGWVRGNVSSVILGIIMLSMGLTLRVEDFKNLAKRPLDICAGALAQYTIMPLVAFVLTKVFGLDPYLAVGIILVGCCPGGVSSNVMSYLAKGDVAFSVGMTTVSTLLAPIMTPLLVLWLADTSINVNAVGMFLNILYVTIGPVMVGFLCNYFFGKRAAFKEIQSNMPSVSVIGLALIVGGVIVTVRPHLLANGLGLLFLVLAVVFCHNALGYVLGYSVGRGLKFTTAKKRTIAIEVGVQNAGMATVLAAGFFANPENIAAHPEAALCVVPCAISCAYHSISGTVLAGIFAKMDKKKA
- a CDS encoding HAD family hydrolase, encoding MPNALIFDLDGTLWDTVAPLTLIWNQVFERNNTGKVISEDDLRNVMGKNLQEIGRIYFPDMAEERRADIFSQCAVAHCAYLKEHGAPLFFEKSFMEQLAAKYELFIVSNCPCGYIEAFLESQNLQKCFKDYEMSGRTGKSKGENIKAVMERNGCQNSVYIGDTVGDETAARAAGIPFIHAAYGFGTAENPDAVIQNLNELPEILEKIF